The nucleotide window tgccataatttcattcttctttatgactaatattccattgtgtatatgtaacacattttctttatccattcatctgttgaaggatacctaggttggttccatagcttagctattatgaattgagtttctgtaaacattgatatggctgtgtcactatggtatgctgattttaagtcttttggatatatgctgaagagtgggatgactgggtcaaatggtggttccactgtaagttttctgaggaatctccatactgtttccaatagtggttgcaccaatttgcagtgccaccagcagtgtatgagtgtacctttttctctatatcttcaccaacatttattgttacttatattcttgataattgccattcagtCAGGGACCATTTTATTTCACTGactacatttggcaatgtctggaaatattttgatTGTCATGATTGGAAGGAGGAGTGTCATGCTATTGGCATCTATTTGGTAGAGGCCACAGAGGCTGCAGGGCACAGGACATAAATAGCCTGCAGTGCACAGGATGTTGCTCCGCACTGCCCACCAAAACATAGGGTTATTTGGTCCAAAATGATTAGTACCAAGGTTGGGAAACCTTGTTCTAGAACTTACCCTTATCACCAAAGCTGAGTCAGCATCAATCAGATTTTTTGACTGTACGCATAGTCCAAATCAATTGCTCAGACTTGGCATTTTCACATGTTAAGTATTTCTTCCTGACAGACTTAGtatcaaattttcataaatatatgtaatctgggctggggatgtggctcaagtgtagcgcgctcacctggcatgtttgtggcctaggttcgatcctcaacaccacatacaaacaaagatgttgtgtctgccgataactgaaaaataaatattaaaaaattctctctctctctctctctctctctctctaaataaataaataaataaataaataaataaataaataaataaatgtaatcttaAATTTGGAGTTAAAAGTCCACAAATCCAAACATGTCCAAAGTCAAAATTATATGTATCATTTCTGTTAAATTTAAGTTGctataggttttgtttttaacttgcacTAAGTATCCAAACAAATGACCTTTGTCACTGTTCTTTAAAGTGTATGTGAGGGGAATGGATCAGGGGAAACACATGATAGtaattgatcttttttctttctccacagaaTGACAGGCAGAGAGTTTTTCTCTTGTTTCCCAGAACTCTATCCCTTCCTTCTCAAACAGCTGGAAGCTGTAGCCAGTACAGTGGACAGGTAAAAAGTTTTTCAGAAGCCCATGATGATTTCTTCTGTTAAGAGTTATTTTCTGCCAGGTGCGGTagtacaggcctataatcccagcagctcaggaggctgaggcaggaggatttcgagttcaaagccaccctcagcaaaagtgaggtgctaagtaactcagtgagaccctgcctttaaataaaatacaaaacagggctggggatatggctcagtggtccagtgcccctgagttcaacccctagtaccacccCCAAGAATCCCCCAAAAAAGAGGGCTTCCAGTCTCATCAGGGCAGTTAGAGAAGTTCATCGTTGCCCTTTCAACCACACCCTATCACTGGTAGTGGGATTTTTAGTATGGACATTAGAACATGTGCCATTATATTCTGCCAGGGGTATTTGCatattgtgtgaatatatgtggATAGTctataataggaaaataaaattatatcaattagtttttcttctgtttatgatACTTTTCCTCATATTAGTAGTTTGTGCAGACAGACTTTGGCCCTAGTATGTTCATGCCTTAAATACATTTGGACACCAAAAGTTTCACATTTCATACTCAAGAGTAATAGACTCTGCTTAAGCAAATGACTGACTTTGAGAAGAAAATCATGTGCAAGAGCCCAATCCCTGATTTTTCCTAgagttttttcccttttgatgaaTACTAGGAAGATAtgaaatgaatggagaaaaaagtgaaaaaaaaaggaaaactcaaaagaGTCTCACTTCATatacagaattaattaattacttaatgagAAAGGGTTTGAAGATAGTGCCTCAATTATTAAAGTTCAGATCTTTTGTGTACATCCACTTTTTTTTCAGTGATCTGGGGCAATTGGACCATCACCCAAGCATGTTCCTGTTACTTTTGGTGCTGGAGAGACTGTATCCCTCCCTGATGGATGGCACCTCTTCTGCTCTCAGCATTGTACCTTTTGTTCCCTTCATTATGAGGTagtatcatcctaagtgaaaataCTGGGGGTGGTCATGGGAATTTTGTGAggatattttagtttgtttttatttcagaaattattatataataagagatgttaattaattagtttatgtttttccttGGGAGGGATCTTGTATATACAGGAGCAGGAGGCTTATTGCCCCTGTCCCAGACCACCCTCCAGTGTTTTAGTGGAAGGTTCTTCTCTCATGGGTGCACCCACTGTGTAAGTAGTGTTTTCCTTGGAGACCTGCCTGCTAATGGGTGTGTGGTACTGATACAAGGTACTCTTTTGAAAAACATAGCCTGGGTATTTGCATTATTCCTGTGTTGAGCTCACCCAGCATGGTGCAGACTTGCTCCTGGCATATAGCCCCTGTTGAGCAGTTCAAGAGGACATCAGGACACCTGGTTCTTCACTTGGAGGAATGTGCTAGGGCATGCAGGGGTGGCTTGTTGATGGCAATGCCATGTAGTACAAGTTCCTACTCATCTCCTTCAAGCTTGGAGTGcctaaaaaatgaaacatgaacaTAGAATATGCATGGAATTCAGAAACAGGCTTTCCTGCTTCGGGAGCCCATGGCCCCAGTTTTCATTTTGGATTAAACACCACAATAAGCAGGCCTTCAAAAAGTATTCACATTTTCTTGAGAAACACTCTGGAAGCCTATAGTACTGGTTAACTTTTACCTTTATGCTTTCTTCTTGACAAAACGGcaacttcattttattgtatccactgaaaattgAAATGGACTTGGAGCAGAAGGATAAGAATACCAAACTCAAGAGAgtgtgtttattatttatgtggtgctctgGGTTCTACTTCTGGTTTCACAGAGCCGACTTATGCAGTTTATTGTGAGAAACCATTAAACATGAGATTCTGATGTGTGCTAGCTGTGGCCATTTGCTTGCAACAAGTCCTGGCTGTGGCTCTGTTATCTTTGATCACAGAGATGACTCACTCAAgctggttttgtttcctgatacACAAAGTTACCAGTCTCcttcattcagcatttggtgATTCATTTTAGGAATTTGGGTGGTCAGTTTTACTTTCAGGTTCCCTTTTATGACtatctgggggaaaaaacccaAGATATAGTTTTAGAAAGTTAATGTAAGGGAGAAACACAGAGAATCCCAGTGTacattacaaacaaaaatatgccatggagggctggagatgtggctcaagcggtagcgtgcttgcctggcatgtgtgcggcccgggttcgatcctcagcaccacataccaacaaagatgttgtgtctgccgagaactaaaaaataaatattaaaaattctctctctctctctctccccctctctcattctctcttaaaaaaaatatgccatggaACTTGGTCATCAGTCTGTGTTGAAAACATTGTttgcaggagttttttttttttttttttttcttttttctatcagaCTATGATGTGTTGGATCCTGGAAGCCACAAATTactgcattaaaaatatctttctaaacttatttgtttacatataatCAGAATGCACATACTACTTATtatcttaaaagcaaatattatatacaacaaaattgcattaatatagaaaatttaaatactactttGGAGCTACTGTACttagtgtgttttttaaaaaaacaaaaactaaaaagacacaAAGTAAGAAGTTTTTAATCATATTGTCCTGATGAAAATGTTGTAGTCAATAGTTGCTTTCTGCCTGAATACAGATTTATAGTGCACCACCAGAGGAGAAGCTCTGCAGTGGATTCCTTAGTTGGTCAGTAGGCTGGGATTCATTGAGGGTACGTGTGTCATAAAgcaatgtttctcaaattttaagttataaagatACCACTTGGGAATCTCAtgaattctgattcagtagattcTGGGATGGGCCTGAAAATCCTTCTTTCAAACAGACTTCCAGGTAATATGATCCTGCTGGTctaaggaccacactttgagtagcggGATTACATTTGGGATATTAAACATCATCAGTGTCATGTACACAGAGACATTTAATAAACTAGACAGGAGTAGGGTCACACTTGGATGTACTTGGTTAGGCTATTTAAGGAGttttataaaagtagattttGACTCAGGAGTGTAGAATAAGCAAAGATGTATTCtgagcagagaggtcattagaaaaaagcctgctttttgttttttttgtttttttgtttaccATGACTTCTAGAGGAGGAGTTTTCACTCCTATTTTTCCCattgaggaaattgaggttcagagagtGAGCCAGTTGCAGAGTTGAAATTTGAACTCAAGAGTGCAGGGCTTTTCAGGAGTATTATATGTACTCTTTCTATTACACCAAAATAACCAGCTCCCTTTTGAGTTGCCATGCACTTAAGCCACATTGAATGTGCCTGTGAGGCTTGAATGTTATGCAATGAAGAGAGAGTGAAGACTATGTCTCCAGTCACTGCATCTGAATACAGGTTGTTTTCAGGGTGTATCCATTGGTGGGATTGCGCATCATTTTGCTTTTCCAGTACTAAAGGTTAGTTGATTGGGTTTATCAGCCATATGTAATCAGACACACATCTGTGGGATGGTGGTCCATGGCCAAATACACTCTTGTCCCTTGAACATCTACTGTGGTAAATGGAAGGAGCCTagattaaaattagaatatcCAGTTCTGAGTAGCATCAATTTGCTATAGCAACAACCTATGCTACCCCAAAATGTTCACTGGGGAGATGAACTATAagtggatctttaaaaaatagcaaatttgatAAAACTGCACACATTTGATTTAATGATCTCAGAGAACATTACTCATTAAGAATGTAAAAGATTGATTATGAATCCTATT belongs to Ictidomys tridecemlineatus isolate mIctTri1 unplaced genomic scaffold, mIctTri1.hap1 Scaffold_218, whole genome shotgun sequence and includes:
- the LOC144373042 gene encoding tRNA (32-2'-O)-methyltransferase regulator THADA-like: MKEKMTGREFFSCFPELYPFLLKQLEAVASTVDSDLGQLDHHPSMFLLLLVLERLYPSLMDGTSSALSIVPFVPFIMRLEIHLK